The following proteins are co-located in the Vigna angularis cultivar LongXiaoDou No.4 chromosome 2, ASM1680809v1, whole genome shotgun sequence genome:
- the LOC128195344 gene encoding uncharacterized protein LOC128195344, producing the protein MEEQSTRYLIRELQAQIEAQAQTIQAQAHAQQEMRRRHEEEMGALRAKREPPERSASNRGNANEASHNHANRNGRARREPTPLQTARPTSLLPFTATIMQTPMPEKTPPVLDKYDGSADPDNHLRTFGNAMAFYTDSDPIMCRAFSLSLKEEALEWYNTLPPNTVDCFATVENLFRRQYASNRKHEVTPVNLVNTKQEKGETLKAFMKRYTETARRVREIDQSFIINNLASCMRPGYFAEKLYARPPKTMEELQERAAEFIRMEEMEEM; encoded by the coding sequence ATGGAGGAGCAGAGCACCAGATATTTAATAAGAGAGTTACAAGCCCAGATTGAGGCACAGGCGCAGACTATACAAGCGCAGGCGCATGCGCAGCAAGAGATGCGGCGGAGGCATGAGGAGGAGATGGGGGCGCTAAGGGCCAAACGAGAACCTCCCGAGCGGTCCGCCTCGAATCGAGGGAATGCTAATGAGGCAAGCCATAATCACGCCAACCGAAACGGTCGGGCTAGAAGGGAACCAACACCCCTGCAAACTGCTCGACCTACCAGTTTATTACCCTTCACGGCGACCATCATGCAAACCCCAATGCCAGAAAAGACTCCCCCCGTGTTGGATAAGTATGATGGTTCAGCTGATCCGGATAATCACTTAAGGACGTTCGGCAATGCAATGGCATTCTATACAGACAGCGACCCGATCATGTGTAGAGCCTTCTCGTTATCACTTAAGGAAGAGGCATTAGAATGGTATAACACTCTTCCTCCCAacacagtggattgcttcgcTACTGTGGAAAACCTCTTTAGGAGACAATACGCATCCAATCGGAAACATGAGGTAACACCGGTGAATTTAGTAAATACTAAGCAGGAGAAaggagaaactttgaaggcTTTTATGAAGAGGTATACTGAAACCGCACGACGGGTTAGAGAGATAGATCAatcttttattatcaataatttgGCTTCGTGTATGAGACCAGGATATTTTGCGGAAAAATTGTATGCACGACCGCCAAAAACTATGGAGGAGCTCCAAGAGCGAGCAGCTGAGTTCATCCGtatggaggaaatggaggaaatGTGA
- the LOC108327531 gene encoding probable protein S-acyltransferase 1 — MASRSSSIATSIPPSGVKRRLYQVWKGNNKFLCGGRLVFGQDASSLFLTSFLIGGPAITFCIRMLLSLKKEDPHFSNPVLIGGVVLTVLVFVFLFMTSSRDPGIIPRNAQPPELDEPLDINTPSMEWINNKAPNLKFPRVKDMTVNGHTVKVKFCDTCLLYRPPRASHCSICNNCVQKFDHHCPWVGQCIASRNYPFFILFISTSTLLCIYVFAFSWVNLLRQKGRLWVNMSHDVLSVTLIVYCFIAVWFVGGLTVFHLYLISTNQTTYENFRYRYDKKENPYTKGIMRNFKELSCGRIPKSLINFREWVVVEDDIPDESYTTDLERGFISSKHKFDMEMGTMYGKDGMRVPPILKELDYSGIDDTLKKKAGEKEGEYDIFVPAEQTKSKTGGANAQEEKQ; from the exons atggCCTCTCGCTCCTCGTCTATCGCCACCTCAATTCCACCTTCCGGCGTCAAGAGAAGGCTCTACCAAGTTTGGAAAGGAAACAAT AAATTTCTCTGTGGTGGAAGATTAGTTTTCGGTCAGGATGCATCATCTCTTTTTCTAACATCGTTCCTGATTGGAGGTCCTGCAATTACATTTTGCATAAGAATGCTATTATCATTAAAGAAAGAAGACCCTCACTTTAGCAACCCTGTACTAATTGGAGGAGTGGTTCTCACAGTTTTG gtttttgtttttctcttcatGACATCTAGTAGAGATCCAGGCATTATCCCCAGAAATGCACAACCACCTGAATTAGATGAACCTTTAGACATAAACACACCATCCATGGAATGGATAAACAATAAGGCCCCTAATTTGAAGTTTCCCAGAGTGAAAGATATGACTGTTAATGGTCACACAGTAAAGGTGAAATTTTGTGACACTTGTTTGTTGTATCGTCCGCCACGTGCCTCTCATTGTTCTATTTGCAACAATTGTGTGCAAAAGTTTGATCATCATTGCCCTTGGGTTGGTCAGTGCATTGCATCA CGTAACTATCCATTCTTCATTTtgttcatatcaacatcaaccTTGTTGTGTATATATGTGTTTGCTTTTTCTTGGGTTAACCTTCTCCGACAAAAGGGTAGATTGTGGGTCAACATGTCACATGATGTTCTATCAGTTACTCTCATTGTTTATTGCTTCATAGCTGTTTGGTTCGTGGGAGGGCTAACGGTTTTCCATCTTTATTTGATTTCCACCAACCAG ACAACCTATGAGAATTTTCGGTACCGATACGATAAGAAGGAAAATCCATATACAAAGGGAATAATGCGAAACTTCAAAGAACTTTCCTGTGGTAGGATCCCAAAATCATTGATAAATTTCAGAGAATGGGTTGTGGTTGAGGATGATATTCCAGATGAATCGTATACTACAGATTTGGAAAGAGGTTTTATAAGCTCAAAGCACAAATTTGACATGGAAATGGGAACAATGTATGGCAAAGATGGTATGCGAGTTCCTCCCATCTTGAAGGAACTGGATTATAGTGGCATTGATGATACTTTAAAGAAAAAAGCAGGAGAAAAAGAAGGTGAATATGATATCTTTGTTCCTGCTGAACAAACTAAATCCAAAACTGGAGGAGCCAATGCACAAGAAGAGAAGCAGTGA
- the LOC108327530 gene encoding probable protein S-acyltransferase 3 — protein sequence MGFIKALGCNFDCTRGVAAMAGNRNPEMGVSPSNVGQQQKRVYQGWRKGNKFLFGVRMIFGPDIASLLLTTFLIAAPAIAFCVKIYLQIKKNDDFSHDFWFPVVVVGAVLTVLVNTIGI from the exons ATGGGTTTTATCAAGGCATTAGGGTGCAATTTTGATTGCACACGAGGTGTTGCTGCCATGGCTGGAAACAGAAATCCAGAAATGGGGGTTTCTCCTAGTAATGTGGGTCAGCAACAAAAGAGGGTCTATCAAGGTTGGAGGAAAGGCAAC AAGTTTTTATTTGGTGTGAGGATGATATTTGGTCCAGATATAGCTTCCCTGCTTCTTACAACATTCCTGATTGCTGCACCTGCAATTGCATTTTGTGTAAAAATATATCTTCAAATCAAGAAGAATGATGACTTTTCTCATGACTTTTGGTTTCCTGTAGTGGTTGTGGGTGCAGTTCTCACTGTTTTGGTAAATACCATTGGCATTTAA